From the genome of Vulpes lagopus strain Blue_001 chromosome 2, ASM1834538v1, whole genome shotgun sequence, one region includes:
- the FBL gene encoding rRNA 2'-O-methyltransferase fibrillarin, whose amino-acid sequence MKPGFSPRGGGFGGRGGFGDRGGRGGGRGGFGGGRGRGGGFRGRGRGGGGRGGGGFQSGGNRGRGRGGKRGNQSGKNVMVEPHRHEGVFICRGKEDALVTKNLVPGESVYGEKRVSISEGDDKIEYRAWNPFRSKLAAAILGGVDQIHIKPGAKVLYLGAASGTTVSHVSDIVGPDGLVYAVEFSHRSGRDLINLAKKRTNIIPVIEDARHPHKYRMLIAMVDVIFADVAQPDQTRIVALNAHTFLRNGGHFVISIKANCIDSTASAEAVFASEVKKMQQENMKPQEQLTLEPYERDHAVVVGVYRPPPKVKN is encoded by the exons ATGAAGCCAG GTTTCAGCCCCCGCGGGGGCGGCTTCGGTGGCCGAGGGGGCTTCGGTGACCGCGGTGGTCGTGGTGGAGGCCGAGGAGGCTTTGGTGGCGGCAGAGGTCGTGGTGGAGGCTTTAGGGGCCGtggccgaggaggaggaggacgaggtg GTGGAGGTTTCCAGTCTGGCGGCAACCGGGGTCGTGGTCgcggagggaagagaggaaaccaGTCAGGGAAAAATGTGATGGTGGAACCTCATCGGCATGAGG GTGTCTTCATTTGTCGAGGAAAGGAAGATGCGCTTGTCACCAAGAATCTGGTCCCTGGGGAATCAGTTTACGGAGAGAAGAGAGTATCGATTTCG GAAGGAGATGACAAAATCGAGTACCGTGCCTGGAACCCCTTCCGCTCCAAGCTGGCGGCAGCAATCCTGGGTGGTGTGGACCAGATCCATATCAAGCCAGGGGCCAAGGTGCTCTACCTCGGCGCTGCCTCAGGCACCACTGTCTCCCACGTCTCTGACATCGTAGGCCCG gATGGTCTAGTCTATGCAGTTGAGTTCTCCCACCGCTCTGGCCGTGACCTCATTAACTTGGCCAAGAAGAGGACCAACATTATTCCTGTTATTGAAGATGCTCGGCACCCACACAAATACCGCATGCTCATAG CAATGGTGGACGTGATCTTTGCCGACGTTGCCCAGCCAGACCAGACCCGGATTGTAGCCCTGAATGCCCACACCTTCCTTCGTAACGGAGGACACTTTGTGATTTCCATTAAG GCCAACTGCATTGACTCCACAGCCTCTGCTGAGGCTGTGTTTGCCTCTGAGGTGAAGAAGATGCAGCAGGAGAACATGAAGCCCCAAGAGCAGTTGACCTTAGAGCCCTACGAAAGAGACCACGCTGTAGTGGTGGGTGTGTACAG GCCACCTCCCAAGGTGAAGAATTGA
- the DYRK1B gene encoding dual specificity tyrosine-phosphorylation-regulated kinase 1B isoform X1 produces MLAARPPHWGPHRAPAPRGPRASPDPGLSGGGSRGAGCEKAPPGRAPAPGLAPLRPSEPTMAVPPGHGPFSGFPGPQEHTQVLPDVRLLPRRLPLAFRDATSAPLRKLSVDLIKTYKHINEVYYAKKKRRAQQAPPQDSSTKKEKKVLNHGYDDDNHDYIVRSGERWLERYEIDSLIGKGSFGQVVKAYDHQTQELVAIKIIKNKKAFLNQAQIELRLLELMNQHDTEMKYYIVHLKRHFMFRNHLCLVFELLSYNLYDLLRNTHFRGVSLNLTRKLAQQLCTALLFLATPELSIIHCDLKPENILLCNPKRSAIKIVDFGSSCQLGQRIYQYIQSRFYRSPEVLLGTPYDLAIDMWSLGCILVEMHTGEPLFSGSNEVDQMNRIVEVLGIPPAPMLDQAPKARKYFERLPGGGWTLRRTKELRKDYQGPGTRRLQEVLGVQTGGPGGRRAGEPGHSPADYLRFQDLVLRMLEYEPAARISPLGALQHGFFRRTADEATNTGPAGSSASTSPAPLDTCPSSSTASSISSSGGSSGSSSDNRTYRYSNRYCGGPGPPITDCEMNSPQVPPSQPLRPWAGGDVPHKTHQAPASASSLPGAGAQLPPQPRCLGRPPSPTSPPPPELMDVSLVGGPPDCSPPHPAPAPQHPAASALRTRMTGGRPPLPPPDNPATLGPRLGLRGVPQSTAASS; encoded by the exons ATGCTGGCCGCTCGCCCACCCCACTGGGGGCCCCACCGCGCCCCAGCCCCCCGTGGGCCCCGCGCCAGCCCTGACCCGG GTCTCAGCGGCGGTGGCAGCCGAGGTGCAGGATGCGAGAAGGCGCCCCCCGGCCGGGCTCCCGCTCCAGGCCTCGCTCCCCTGCGGCCCTCTGAGCCCACCATGGCCGTCCCACCGGGCCATGGTCCCTTCTCTGGCttcccggggccccaggagcaCACGCAG GTATTGCCTGATGTGCGGCTGTTGCCACGGAGGCTGCCCCTGGCCTTCCGGGACGCGACCTCAGCTCCGCTGCGCAAGCTCTCCGTGGACCTCATCAAGACCTACAAGCACATCAATGAG GTATACTATGCGAAGAAGAAGCGGCGGGCCCAGCAGGCGCCACCTCAGGACTCGAGcaccaagaaggagaagaaggtcCTGAACCATGGTTACGACGATGACAACCATGACTACATTGTGCGCAGTGGCGAGCGCTGGCTGGAGCGCTATGAGATTGACTCACTCATCGGCAAAGGCTCCTTTGGCCAG GTGGTGAAAGCCTATGATCATCAGACCCAGGAGCTGGTGGCCATCAAGATCATCAAGAACAAAAAGGCCTTCCTAAACCAGGCCCAGATTGAGCTGCGGCTGCTGGAGCTGATGAACCAGCATGACACAGAGATGAAGTACTATATAG TGCACCTGAAGCGGCACTTCATGTTCCGGAACCACCTGTGCCTGGTGTTCGAGCTGCTTTCCTACAACCTGTACGACCTCCTGCGCAACACACACTTCCGCGGCGTCTCCCTGAACCTGACGCGGAAGCTGGCGCAGCAGCTCTGCACGGCGCTGCTCTTCCTGGCCACGCCCGAGCTCAGCATCATTCACTGCGACCTCAAGCCCGAGAACATCCTGCTCTGCAACCCCAAGCGCAGCGCCATCAAGATCGTGGATTTTGGCAGCTCCTGCCAGCTTGGCCAGCGG ATCTACCAGTACATCCAGAGCCGCTTCTACCGGTCGCCTGAGGTGCTTCTGGGCACACCCTACGACCTGGCCATTGACATGTGGTCCTTGGGCTGCATCCTGGTGGAGATGCACACCGGAGAGCCCCTCTTCAGTGGTTCTAATGAG GTGGACCAGATGAACCGGATTGTGGAGGTGCTGGGCATCCCACCAGCCCCCATGCTGGACCAGGCACCCAAGGCTCGCAAGTACTTTGAACGGCTGCCTGGGGGTGGCTGGACCCTACGAAGGACAAAGGAACTCAGGAAG gATTACCAGGGCCCCGGGACACGGCGGCTGCAGGAGGTGCTGGGCGTGCAGAcgggcgggcccgggggccggcgggcgggggagCCGGGCCACAGCCCCGCCGACTACCTCCGCTTCCAGGACCTGGTGCTGCGCATGCTGGAGTATGAGCCCGCCGCCCGCATCAGCCCACTGGGGGCTCTGCAGCACGGCTTCTTCCGCCGCACGGCTGATGAGGCCACCAACACGGGCCCGGCAGGCAGCAGTGCCTCCACCTCGCCCGCACCCCTTGACACCTGTCCCTCCTCCAGCACCGCCAGCTCCATCTCCAGCTCTG GAGGTTCCAGTGGCTCCTCCAGTGACAACCGGACCTACCGATACAGCAACCGATATTGTGGGGGCCCTGGGCCCCCCATCACTGACTGTGAGATGAACAGCCCCCAG GTCCCACCCTCCCAGCCGCTGCGCCCCTGGGCAGGGGGTGATGTGCCCCACAAGACACATCAGGCCCCTGCTTCCGCCTCGTCACTGCCAGGGGCCGGGGCCCAGTTACCCCCCCAACCCCGATGCCTTGGTCGTCCCCCATCACCAacctcaccaccacccccggAGCTGATGGATGTGAGCCTGGTGGGCGGCCCTCCAGACTGCTCCCCACCTCACCCAGCGCCTGCCCCCCAGCACCCGGCTGCCTCAGCCCTCCGGACTCGGATGACAGGAGGTCgtccacccctcccaccccctgatAACCCTGCCACTCTGGGGCCTCGCTTGGGCCTCCGTGGTGTACCCCAGAGCACGGCAGCCAGCTCATga
- the DYRK1B gene encoding dual specificity tyrosine-phosphorylation-regulated kinase 1B isoform X3, which produces MLAARPPHWGPHRAPAPRGPRASPDPGLSGGGSRGAGCEKAPPGRAPAPGLAPLRPSEPTMAVPPGHGPFSGFPGPQEHTQVLPDVRLLPRRLPLAFRDATSAPLRKLSVDLIKTYKHINEVYYAKKKRRAQQAPPQDSSTKKEKKVLNHGYDDDNHDYIVRSGERWLERYEIDSLIGKGSFGQVVKAYDHQTQELVAIKIIKNKKAFLNQAQIELRLLELMNQHDTEMKYYIVHLKRHFMFRNHLCLVFELLSYNLYDLLRNTHFRGVSLNLTRKLAQQLCTALLFLATPELSIIHCDLKPENILLCNPKRSAIKIVDFGSSCQLGQRIYQYIQSRFYRSPEVLLGTPYDLAIDMWSLGCILVEMHTGEPLFSGSNEVDQMNRIVEVLGIPPAPMLDQAPKARKYFERLPGGGWTLRRTKELRKDLVLRMLEYEPAARISPLGALQHGFFRRTADEATNTGPAGSSASTSPAPLDTCPSSSTASSISSSGGSSGSSSDNRTYRYSNRYCGGPGPPITDCEMNSPQVPPSQPLRPWAGGDVPHKTHQAPASASSLPGAGAQLPPQPRCLGRPPSPTSPPPPELMDVSLVGGPPDCSPPHPAPAPQHPAASALRTRMTGGRPPLPPPDNPATLGPRLGLRGVPQSTAASS; this is translated from the exons ATGCTGGCCGCTCGCCCACCCCACTGGGGGCCCCACCGCGCCCCAGCCCCCCGTGGGCCCCGCGCCAGCCCTGACCCGG GTCTCAGCGGCGGTGGCAGCCGAGGTGCAGGATGCGAGAAGGCGCCCCCCGGCCGGGCTCCCGCTCCAGGCCTCGCTCCCCTGCGGCCCTCTGAGCCCACCATGGCCGTCCCACCGGGCCATGGTCCCTTCTCTGGCttcccggggccccaggagcaCACGCAG GTATTGCCTGATGTGCGGCTGTTGCCACGGAGGCTGCCCCTGGCCTTCCGGGACGCGACCTCAGCTCCGCTGCGCAAGCTCTCCGTGGACCTCATCAAGACCTACAAGCACATCAATGAG GTATACTATGCGAAGAAGAAGCGGCGGGCCCAGCAGGCGCCACCTCAGGACTCGAGcaccaagaaggagaagaaggtcCTGAACCATGGTTACGACGATGACAACCATGACTACATTGTGCGCAGTGGCGAGCGCTGGCTGGAGCGCTATGAGATTGACTCACTCATCGGCAAAGGCTCCTTTGGCCAG GTGGTGAAAGCCTATGATCATCAGACCCAGGAGCTGGTGGCCATCAAGATCATCAAGAACAAAAAGGCCTTCCTAAACCAGGCCCAGATTGAGCTGCGGCTGCTGGAGCTGATGAACCAGCATGACACAGAGATGAAGTACTATATAG TGCACCTGAAGCGGCACTTCATGTTCCGGAACCACCTGTGCCTGGTGTTCGAGCTGCTTTCCTACAACCTGTACGACCTCCTGCGCAACACACACTTCCGCGGCGTCTCCCTGAACCTGACGCGGAAGCTGGCGCAGCAGCTCTGCACGGCGCTGCTCTTCCTGGCCACGCCCGAGCTCAGCATCATTCACTGCGACCTCAAGCCCGAGAACATCCTGCTCTGCAACCCCAAGCGCAGCGCCATCAAGATCGTGGATTTTGGCAGCTCCTGCCAGCTTGGCCAGCGG ATCTACCAGTACATCCAGAGCCGCTTCTACCGGTCGCCTGAGGTGCTTCTGGGCACACCCTACGACCTGGCCATTGACATGTGGTCCTTGGGCTGCATCCTGGTGGAGATGCACACCGGAGAGCCCCTCTTCAGTGGTTCTAATGAG GTGGACCAGATGAACCGGATTGTGGAGGTGCTGGGCATCCCACCAGCCCCCATGCTGGACCAGGCACCCAAGGCTCGCAAGTACTTTGAACGGCTGCCTGGGGGTGGCTGGACCCTACGAAGGACAAAGGAACTCAGGAAG GACCTGGTGCTGCGCATGCTGGAGTATGAGCCCGCCGCCCGCATCAGCCCACTGGGGGCTCTGCAGCACGGCTTCTTCCGCCGCACGGCTGATGAGGCCACCAACACGGGCCCGGCAGGCAGCAGTGCCTCCACCTCGCCCGCACCCCTTGACACCTGTCCCTCCTCCAGCACCGCCAGCTCCATCTCCAGCTCTG GAGGTTCCAGTGGCTCCTCCAGTGACAACCGGACCTACCGATACAGCAACCGATATTGTGGGGGCCCTGGGCCCCCCATCACTGACTGTGAGATGAACAGCCCCCAG GTCCCACCCTCCCAGCCGCTGCGCCCCTGGGCAGGGGGTGATGTGCCCCACAAGACACATCAGGCCCCTGCTTCCGCCTCGTCACTGCCAGGGGCCGGGGCCCAGTTACCCCCCCAACCCCGATGCCTTGGTCGTCCCCCATCACCAacctcaccaccacccccggAGCTGATGGATGTGAGCCTGGTGGGCGGCCCTCCAGACTGCTCCCCACCTCACCCAGCGCCTGCCCCCCAGCACCCGGCTGCCTCAGCCCTCCGGACTCGGATGACAGGAGGTCgtccacccctcccaccccctgatAACCCTGCCACTCTGGGGCCTCGCTTGGGCCTCCGTGGTGTACCCCAGAGCACGGCAGCCAGCTCATga
- the DYRK1B gene encoding dual specificity tyrosine-phosphorylation-regulated kinase 1B isoform X2 gives MLAARPPHWGPHRAPAPRGPRASPDPGLSGGGSRGAGCEKAPPGRAPAPGLAPLRPSEPTMAVPPGHGPFSGFPGPQEHTQVLPDVRLLPRRLPLAFRDATSAPLRKLSVDLIKTYKHINEVYYAKKKRRAQQAPPQDSSTKKEKKVLNHGYDDDNHDYIVRSGERWLERYEIDSLIGKGSFGQVVKAYDHQTQELVAIKIIKNKKAFLNQAQIELRLLELMNQHDTEMKYYIVHLKRHFMFRNHLCLVFELLSYNLYDLLRNTHFRGVSLNLTRKLAQQLCTALLFLATPELSIIHCDLKPENILLCNPKRSAIKIVDFGSSCQLGQRIYQYIQSRFYRSPEVLLGTPYDLAIDMWSLGCILVEMHTGEPLFSGSNEVDQMNRIVEVLGIPPAPMLDQAPKARKYFERLPGGGWTLRRTKELRKDYQGPGTRRLQEDLVLRMLEYEPAARISPLGALQHGFFRRTADEATNTGPAGSSASTSPAPLDTCPSSSTASSISSSGGSSGSSSDNRTYRYSNRYCGGPGPPITDCEMNSPQVPPSQPLRPWAGGDVPHKTHQAPASASSLPGAGAQLPPQPRCLGRPPSPTSPPPPELMDVSLVGGPPDCSPPHPAPAPQHPAASALRTRMTGGRPPLPPPDNPATLGPRLGLRGVPQSTAASS, from the exons ATGCTGGCCGCTCGCCCACCCCACTGGGGGCCCCACCGCGCCCCAGCCCCCCGTGGGCCCCGCGCCAGCCCTGACCCGG GTCTCAGCGGCGGTGGCAGCCGAGGTGCAGGATGCGAGAAGGCGCCCCCCGGCCGGGCTCCCGCTCCAGGCCTCGCTCCCCTGCGGCCCTCTGAGCCCACCATGGCCGTCCCACCGGGCCATGGTCCCTTCTCTGGCttcccggggccccaggagcaCACGCAG GTATTGCCTGATGTGCGGCTGTTGCCACGGAGGCTGCCCCTGGCCTTCCGGGACGCGACCTCAGCTCCGCTGCGCAAGCTCTCCGTGGACCTCATCAAGACCTACAAGCACATCAATGAG GTATACTATGCGAAGAAGAAGCGGCGGGCCCAGCAGGCGCCACCTCAGGACTCGAGcaccaagaaggagaagaaggtcCTGAACCATGGTTACGACGATGACAACCATGACTACATTGTGCGCAGTGGCGAGCGCTGGCTGGAGCGCTATGAGATTGACTCACTCATCGGCAAAGGCTCCTTTGGCCAG GTGGTGAAAGCCTATGATCATCAGACCCAGGAGCTGGTGGCCATCAAGATCATCAAGAACAAAAAGGCCTTCCTAAACCAGGCCCAGATTGAGCTGCGGCTGCTGGAGCTGATGAACCAGCATGACACAGAGATGAAGTACTATATAG TGCACCTGAAGCGGCACTTCATGTTCCGGAACCACCTGTGCCTGGTGTTCGAGCTGCTTTCCTACAACCTGTACGACCTCCTGCGCAACACACACTTCCGCGGCGTCTCCCTGAACCTGACGCGGAAGCTGGCGCAGCAGCTCTGCACGGCGCTGCTCTTCCTGGCCACGCCCGAGCTCAGCATCATTCACTGCGACCTCAAGCCCGAGAACATCCTGCTCTGCAACCCCAAGCGCAGCGCCATCAAGATCGTGGATTTTGGCAGCTCCTGCCAGCTTGGCCAGCGG ATCTACCAGTACATCCAGAGCCGCTTCTACCGGTCGCCTGAGGTGCTTCTGGGCACACCCTACGACCTGGCCATTGACATGTGGTCCTTGGGCTGCATCCTGGTGGAGATGCACACCGGAGAGCCCCTCTTCAGTGGTTCTAATGAG GTGGACCAGATGAACCGGATTGTGGAGGTGCTGGGCATCCCACCAGCCCCCATGCTGGACCAGGCACCCAAGGCTCGCAAGTACTTTGAACGGCTGCCTGGGGGTGGCTGGACCCTACGAAGGACAAAGGAACTCAGGAAG gATTACCAGGGCCCCGGGACACGGCGGCTGCAGGAG GACCTGGTGCTGCGCATGCTGGAGTATGAGCCCGCCGCCCGCATCAGCCCACTGGGGGCTCTGCAGCACGGCTTCTTCCGCCGCACGGCTGATGAGGCCACCAACACGGGCCCGGCAGGCAGCAGTGCCTCCACCTCGCCCGCACCCCTTGACACCTGTCCCTCCTCCAGCACCGCCAGCTCCATCTCCAGCTCTG GAGGTTCCAGTGGCTCCTCCAGTGACAACCGGACCTACCGATACAGCAACCGATATTGTGGGGGCCCTGGGCCCCCCATCACTGACTGTGAGATGAACAGCCCCCAG GTCCCACCCTCCCAGCCGCTGCGCCCCTGGGCAGGGGGTGATGTGCCCCACAAGACACATCAGGCCCCTGCTTCCGCCTCGTCACTGCCAGGGGCCGGGGCCCAGTTACCCCCCCAACCCCGATGCCTTGGTCGTCCCCCATCACCAacctcaccaccacccccggAGCTGATGGATGTGAGCCTGGTGGGCGGCCCTCCAGACTGCTCCCCACCTCACCCAGCGCCTGCCCCCCAGCACCCGGCTGCCTCAGCCCTCCGGACTCGGATGACAGGAGGTCgtccacccctcccaccccctgatAACCCTGCCACTCTGGGGCCTCGCTTGGGCCTCCGTGGTGTACCCCAGAGCACGGCAGCCAGCTCATga
- the DYRK1B gene encoding dual specificity tyrosine-phosphorylation-regulated kinase 1B isoform X4, translating into MAVPPGHGPFSGFPGPQEHTQVLPDVRLLPRRLPLAFRDATSAPLRKLSVDLIKTYKHINEVYYAKKKRRAQQAPPQDSSTKKEKKVLNHGYDDDNHDYIVRSGERWLERYEIDSLIGKGSFGQVVKAYDHQTQELVAIKIIKNKKAFLNQAQIELRLLELMNQHDTEMKYYIVHLKRHFMFRNHLCLVFELLSYNLYDLLRNTHFRGVSLNLTRKLAQQLCTALLFLATPELSIIHCDLKPENILLCNPKRSAIKIVDFGSSCQLGQRIYQYIQSRFYRSPEVLLGTPYDLAIDMWSLGCILVEMHTGEPLFSGSNEVDQMNRIVEVLGIPPAPMLDQAPKARKYFERLPGGGWTLRRTKELRKDYQGPGTRRLQEVLGVQTGGPGGRRAGEPGHSPADYLRFQDLVLRMLEYEPAARISPLGALQHGFFRRTADEATNTGPAGSSASTSPAPLDTCPSSSTASSISSSGGSSGSSSDNRTYRYSNRYCGGPGPPITDCEMNSPQVPPSQPLRPWAGGDVPHKTHQAPASASSLPGAGAQLPPQPRCLGRPPSPTSPPPPELMDVSLVGGPPDCSPPHPAPAPQHPAASALRTRMTGGRPPLPPPDNPATLGPRLGLRGVPQSTAASS; encoded by the exons ATGGCCGTCCCACCGGGCCATGGTCCCTTCTCTGGCttcccggggccccaggagcaCACGCAG GTATTGCCTGATGTGCGGCTGTTGCCACGGAGGCTGCCCCTGGCCTTCCGGGACGCGACCTCAGCTCCGCTGCGCAAGCTCTCCGTGGACCTCATCAAGACCTACAAGCACATCAATGAG GTATACTATGCGAAGAAGAAGCGGCGGGCCCAGCAGGCGCCACCTCAGGACTCGAGcaccaagaaggagaagaaggtcCTGAACCATGGTTACGACGATGACAACCATGACTACATTGTGCGCAGTGGCGAGCGCTGGCTGGAGCGCTATGAGATTGACTCACTCATCGGCAAAGGCTCCTTTGGCCAG GTGGTGAAAGCCTATGATCATCAGACCCAGGAGCTGGTGGCCATCAAGATCATCAAGAACAAAAAGGCCTTCCTAAACCAGGCCCAGATTGAGCTGCGGCTGCTGGAGCTGATGAACCAGCATGACACAGAGATGAAGTACTATATAG TGCACCTGAAGCGGCACTTCATGTTCCGGAACCACCTGTGCCTGGTGTTCGAGCTGCTTTCCTACAACCTGTACGACCTCCTGCGCAACACACACTTCCGCGGCGTCTCCCTGAACCTGACGCGGAAGCTGGCGCAGCAGCTCTGCACGGCGCTGCTCTTCCTGGCCACGCCCGAGCTCAGCATCATTCACTGCGACCTCAAGCCCGAGAACATCCTGCTCTGCAACCCCAAGCGCAGCGCCATCAAGATCGTGGATTTTGGCAGCTCCTGCCAGCTTGGCCAGCGG ATCTACCAGTACATCCAGAGCCGCTTCTACCGGTCGCCTGAGGTGCTTCTGGGCACACCCTACGACCTGGCCATTGACATGTGGTCCTTGGGCTGCATCCTGGTGGAGATGCACACCGGAGAGCCCCTCTTCAGTGGTTCTAATGAG GTGGACCAGATGAACCGGATTGTGGAGGTGCTGGGCATCCCACCAGCCCCCATGCTGGACCAGGCACCCAAGGCTCGCAAGTACTTTGAACGGCTGCCTGGGGGTGGCTGGACCCTACGAAGGACAAAGGAACTCAGGAAG gATTACCAGGGCCCCGGGACACGGCGGCTGCAGGAGGTGCTGGGCGTGCAGAcgggcgggcccgggggccggcgggcgggggagCCGGGCCACAGCCCCGCCGACTACCTCCGCTTCCAGGACCTGGTGCTGCGCATGCTGGAGTATGAGCCCGCCGCCCGCATCAGCCCACTGGGGGCTCTGCAGCACGGCTTCTTCCGCCGCACGGCTGATGAGGCCACCAACACGGGCCCGGCAGGCAGCAGTGCCTCCACCTCGCCCGCACCCCTTGACACCTGTCCCTCCTCCAGCACCGCCAGCTCCATCTCCAGCTCTG GAGGTTCCAGTGGCTCCTCCAGTGACAACCGGACCTACCGATACAGCAACCGATATTGTGGGGGCCCTGGGCCCCCCATCACTGACTGTGAGATGAACAGCCCCCAG GTCCCACCCTCCCAGCCGCTGCGCCCCTGGGCAGGGGGTGATGTGCCCCACAAGACACATCAGGCCCCTGCTTCCGCCTCGTCACTGCCAGGGGCCGGGGCCCAGTTACCCCCCCAACCCCGATGCCTTGGTCGTCCCCCATCACCAacctcaccaccacccccggAGCTGATGGATGTGAGCCTGGTGGGCGGCCCTCCAGACTGCTCCCCACCTCACCCAGCGCCTGCCCCCCAGCACCCGGCTGCCTCAGCCCTCCGGACTCGGATGACAGGAGGTCgtccacccctcccaccccctgatAACCCTGCCACTCTGGGGCCTCGCTTGGGCCTCCGTGGTGTACCCCAGAGCACGGCAGCCAGCTCATga